A single genomic interval of Peribacillus sp. FSL H8-0477 harbors:
- a CDS encoding GNAT family N-acetyltransferase, translating to MNIRILKDSDAHIYQELRLNALKMNPEAFGSTYEREAEFSVEMVMERIKPTKDKYIVGAFDHNGSLVGMVAFIRENDLKNRHKGNVFGMYIAPHSRGHGLGKALMKELISKAKNCDGLEQINLTVVSDNDNAKKLYKSLGFEIYGTERNALKDQGHYFDEDLMVLSF from the coding sequence ATGAATATTCGTATTTTAAAAGATTCTGATGCTCATATCTACCAGGAATTGCGATTGAATGCATTGAAAATGAACCCAGAAGCTTTTGGTTCAACCTATGAGAGAGAGGCGGAATTTTCAGTAGAAATGGTAATGGAGCGCATAAAGCCGACTAAGGACAAATACATTGTTGGTGCGTTTGATCATAATGGTTCATTAGTTGGAATGGTTGCATTTATACGGGAAAACGATCTTAAAAACAGACATAAAGGGAATGTTTTTGGCATGTACATAGCGCCCCACAGTCGAGGACATGGTTTAGGAAAAGCATTAATGAAGGAACTGATAAGCAAGGCGAAGAATTGTGATGGACTGGAACAAATTAACTTAACTGTTGTATCCGATAATGACAACGCAAAGAAACTATATAAGTCTTTGGGATTTGAAATCTATGGGACTGAACGTAATGCCTTAAAGGATCAGGGGCACTATTTTGATGAAGATTTGATGGTTCTTTCCTTTTGA
- a CDS encoding GNAT family N-acetyltransferase — protein sequence MTILIDGLQKRDAEDLLEFELKNRNFFEDMVPSRGNEYYNPDVFNKNLTALLDEQFQGLSQFYLIKDNKQILGRINLVDFDEYRKGCHLGYRIGQEHTKKGIASKALAVLLESLTDTNIEVIKAKTTTNNIASQKVLEKNGFEKMEGTRDEQVEKNTYKVNFIFYKWVKGNHS from the coding sequence ATGACTATATTAATTGATGGATTGCAAAAAAGAGATGCTGAAGATTTGCTTGAATTTGAACTAAAAAACAGAAATTTCTTTGAAGATATGGTCCCCTCTCGTGGCAATGAGTATTACAATCCAGATGTTTTCAACAAGAACCTAACAGCTTTACTTGATGAACAGTTTCAAGGGTTATCACAATTTTATTTGATTAAAGATAATAAACAAATTTTAGGAAGAATTAATTTAGTAGATTTTGATGAATATCGAAAAGGTTGTCATCTTGGTTATAGAATTGGACAAGAACATACCAAAAAAGGCATTGCTAGTAAAGCTTTAGCAGTGCTTTTAGAATCTCTCACTGATACAAACATTGAAGTCATTAAAGCGAAAACGACTACCAATAATATCGCTTCTCAAAAGGTTTTGGAAAAGAACGGATTTGAGAAGATGGAGGGAACACGCGATGAGCAAGTAGAAAAAAATACTTATAAAGTAAACTTTATCTTCTATAAATGGGTTAAAGGTAATCACTCATAG
- a CDS encoding SDR family oxidoreductase, translating into MSNNVYVITGGSGGMGKATAELVGKYGTVLLADISEERLAQTKEELAGKGITDVHYQTVDITSKENVAALAAKAAELGRLKGLIHTAGLSPTMAGSRRITEVNLVGTGIVLDAFYEQAEQGTSVVIVSSMSGYMVPRQGPYIEVLKKPLAENAVDAMEQFAQGNPGAAYSMSKLGVQLIAEDQAWHWGQKGARINSLSPGTINTPMGRQEADQQKEMAQLLAITPLKREGEPSEIATAVEFLLSDAASYITGIDLRVDGGTIPNVAKVKVSQA; encoded by the coding sequence ATGTCGAATAATGTGTATGTTATTACCGGTGGTTCAGGTGGTATGGGAAAAGCAACAGCGGAATTAGTAGGGAAATACGGTACCGTTTTACTTGCTGATATTTCAGAGGAACGCTTAGCACAAACTAAAGAGGAATTAGCTGGTAAAGGGATTACGGATGTACATTACCAGACAGTTGATATTACTTCAAAAGAGAATGTTGCCGCTTTAGCTGCAAAGGCTGCGGAATTAGGTAGATTAAAAGGGTTAATACACACTGCTGGACTTTCTCCAACGATGGCGGGCTCTCGCCGTATTACTGAGGTTAACCTAGTTGGCACAGGGATTGTATTAGATGCATTTTACGAACAAGCTGAACAAGGTACTTCAGTAGTCATTGTTTCTTCAATGAGCGGTTATATGGTACCTCGTCAAGGGCCATATATCGAAGTATTAAAAAAACCATTAGCAGAAAATGCTGTTGACGCGATGGAGCAATTTGCACAAGGGAACCCAGGGGCTGCCTACTCAATGTCTAAATTAGGTGTTCAATTAATCGCAGAAGATCAGGCTTGGCATTGGGGACAAAAAGGAGCTCGTATCAACTCATTATCACCGGGAACCATTAACACACCGATGGGACGTCAAGAAGCTGATCAGCAAAAAGAAATGGCGCAATTACTTGCTATTACACCATTAAAACGTGAAGGTGAGCCATCGGAAATCGCAACAGCTGTTGAATTTTTATTAAGTGATGCAGCATCGTACATTACAGGAATTGATTTACGTGTAGATGGCGGAACAATCCCAAATGTCGCGAAAGTTAAAGTTAGCCAAGCATAA
- a CDS encoding VanZ family protein, with protein sequence MKRSIIYAQLLFLVLLPVWLKLINYLHPLVIVVVWFILTLFVVGVTCWWRQVKVILPVQVLHITAILYTCCLLVLLFFRPKNQNYHTINLVPFDTILFYLSGNVDVLIAFYNLAANICLFIPFGLYYGYWKQAPTIKQVLLISTCTITLIELMQFITKRGSLDIDDLLLNVLGVWCGFLLTRR encoded by the coding sequence ATGAAACGAAGTATTATCTATGCCCAACTGCTCTTTCTCGTCCTGTTACCTGTATGGTTAAAATTAATCAACTACCTGCATCCGCTTGTGATCGTTGTCGTCTGGTTTATCCTCACTCTTTTTGTCGTAGGTGTGACCTGCTGGTGGAGGCAAGTAAAAGTCATCCTACCCGTCCAAGTTTTACATATCACGGCCATTCTTTATACATGCTGTCTGCTGGTTCTATTATTTTTCAGACCGAAAAATCAAAACTACCACACTATAAATCTTGTTCCATTCGATACGATTCTTTTTTATCTTTCCGGAAACGTTGATGTTCTGATCGCCTTTTATAACCTAGCAGCCAATATCTGCTTATTCATCCCCTTTGGTCTCTACTACGGCTATTGGAAACAAGCACCCACGATCAAACAGGTCCTTCTCATCTCGACCTGCACGATTACTCTTATTGAACTAATGCAATTTATTACCAAAAGAGGCAGCTTGGACATTGATGATTTACTCCTCAATGTACTCGGTGTATGGTGCGGCTTCTTACTTACCCGCAGATGA